In Pseudomonas sp. MTM4, one genomic interval encodes:
- a CDS encoding nuclear transport factor 2 family protein, with protein MDQQALVQRIDRLESIEAIRQLAGRYSLSLDMRDLDAHVNLFAPDIRVGRERVGRAHLKAWVDDTLRHQFSGTSHHLGQHIIEFADADHATGVVYSKNEHEAGAEWVIMQMLYWDDYERIDGQWYFRRRLPCYWYATDLNKPPIGDMKMRWPGREPYHGTFHDLFPSWKAFWAEMPGKEELPEVAAPAPLEGFLRQMRGDTPAPRIRVR; from the coding sequence ATGGACCAGCAGGCACTTGTGCAACGCATCGACCGGCTCGAGTCGATCGAAGCCATCCGGCAACTGGCGGGCAGGTACTCCCTGTCCCTGGACATGCGCGACCTCGATGCGCACGTCAATCTGTTCGCCCCGGACATCCGCGTCGGGCGCGAGCGGGTCGGCCGGGCGCACCTTAAAGCCTGGGTGGACGACACCCTGCGCCACCAGTTCAGCGGGACCTCGCACCACCTGGGCCAGCACATCATCGAGTTCGCCGATGCCGACCATGCAACCGGCGTGGTGTATTCCAAGAACGAGCATGAGGCCGGCGCCGAGTGGGTGATCATGCAGATGCTCTATTGGGACGACTATGAGCGCATCGACGGGCAGTGGTACTTCCGCCGCCGCCTGCCTTGCTACTGGTACGCCACCGACCTGAACAAGCCACCGATTGGCGACATGAAGATGCGCTGGCCGGGACGCGAGCCCTACCACGGCACCTTTCACGACCTGTTTCCTTCCTGGAAAGCGTTCTGGGCAGAGATGCCCGGCAAGGAGGAGCTGCCAGAAGTGGCGGCACCTGCTCCGCTGGAAGGCTTCCTGCGGCAGATGCGCGGCGACACGCCGGCGCCGCGCATCCGGGTCCGCTGA
- a CDS encoding SDR family NAD(P)-dependent oxidoreductase: MTSRMTGKIAFITGGGSGIGAATAHRLAEEGATVIVCGRREAPLAEVVESIRKNGGRAEFKVADVSDEQAFVGAIEAVAAEHGRLDVMVNNAMAFTWGAVDSMSTEDWRANFATTVDGTFWGTRTAMRLMKDSGGGSIVNIASICGLFGTAWMSGYSAAKAAVINFSRAVASEGAAVGVRCNVVVPGVVATPSTAGMLSDDQTRINTEKLIPMRRVARPEELANAVLFLASDESSYITGASLPVDGGRSSDLYTVLE, translated from the coding sequence ATGACATCTCGCATGACAGGAAAGATCGCATTTATCACCGGCGGCGGCTCCGGCATCGGCGCGGCCACGGCTCACCGCCTGGCCGAGGAGGGCGCCACGGTGATCGTCTGTGGTCGCCGCGAAGCGCCGTTGGCTGAAGTGGTCGAAAGCATCCGCAAGAATGGCGGACGCGCCGAATTCAAGGTGGCCGACGTCAGTGACGAGCAGGCCTTCGTCGGTGCCATCGAAGCGGTGGCGGCCGAACACGGGCGCCTCGACGTGATGGTCAACAACGCCATGGCTTTCACCTGGGGTGCGGTGGACAGCATGTCCACCGAGGATTGGCGCGCCAACTTCGCGACTACCGTGGACGGCACCTTCTGGGGCACGCGCACCGCCATGCGCCTGATGAAGGACAGCGGCGGCGGTTCCATCGTCAACATCGCCTCCATTTGCGGCCTGTTCGGGACCGCCTGGATGTCCGGCTATTCGGCGGCCAAGGCCGCGGTGATCAACTTCAGCCGCGCGGTGGCCTCCGAAGGCGCAGCGGTCGGGGTGCGCTGCAACGTGGTGGTGCCCGGTGTGGTGGCGACGCCGTCGACGGCCGGCATGCTCTCCGACGACCAGACGCGCATCAACACCGAAAAGCTGATCCCCATGCGCCGCGTTGCCCGGCCCGAAGAGCTGGCCAACGCCGTGCTGTTCCTCGCTTCTGACGAGTCCTCCTACATCACCGGCGCCAGCCTGCCTGTCGATGGCGGGCGCAGTTCGGATCTCTACACGGTGCTGGAGTGA
- a CDS encoding alkene reductase — translation MNTLFAPVRFGDLELANRIVMAPMTRSRAGSDHVPTAVMVDYYAQRASAGLIVAEGTSPSADGIGYCRTPGIYNDEQIQAWRQVTEAVHARGGRIVLQLMHCGRVAARANKPAGSRSVAPSSVAANAKLFTDTEGMADTDLPHALTLDEIAEVIGDYRQAALNARAAGFDGVELHGTSGYLPMQFIATNSNHREDRYGGPLANRVRFTLEVLEAMAGAIGAGRVGLRLCPGNPYNDVEDPNPQATLEALLAGIDGLGLAYLHIMRSPVPGLDAFAIARQGFSGALIVNDGFDGDSAARQLEAGAAEAVSFARHYIANPDLVERLREGQALARFDRHTLYSPGPAGYSDYPNRALESVLE, via the coding sequence ATGAATACGCTTTTCGCACCCGTACGCTTCGGTGACCTGGAGCTGGCCAACCGCATCGTCATGGCGCCGATGACCCGCAGCCGAGCCGGCAGCGACCATGTACCCACCGCCGTTATGGTGGACTACTACGCCCAGCGGGCCAGCGCCGGGCTGATCGTCGCCGAGGGCACATCGCCTTCGGCCGACGGCATTGGTTACTGCCGCACACCGGGCATCTACAACGACGAGCAGATCCAGGCCTGGCGCCAAGTGACCGAAGCGGTACATGCGCGCGGTGGGCGGATCGTTCTGCAACTGATGCACTGCGGCCGTGTCGCTGCTCGGGCCAACAAGCCGGCCGGTAGCCGCAGTGTTGCGCCCTCGTCAGTGGCGGCTAACGCCAAACTGTTCACCGACACCGAAGGCATGGCTGACACCGACCTGCCGCATGCGCTCACACTGGACGAGATCGCCGAGGTGATTGGCGACTATCGCCAGGCGGCGCTCAATGCCCGCGCCGCCGGCTTCGACGGGGTCGAGCTGCATGGCACCAGCGGCTATCTGCCGATGCAGTTCATCGCCACCAACAGCAACCACCGTGAGGACCGCTACGGCGGCCCGCTGGCGAATCGTGTCCGCTTCACTTTGGAGGTCTTGGAGGCCATGGCCGGCGCCATCGGAGCCGGGCGCGTCGGCCTGCGCCTGTGTCCGGGCAACCCATACAACGATGTCGAAGACCCCAATCCCCAAGCCACCCTCGAGGCGCTGCTGGCCGGTATCGACGGCCTGGGCCTGGCCTACCTGCACATCATGCGCTCACCGGTTCCGGGCCTGGATGCCTTCGCCATTGCCCGCCAAGGCTTTAGCGGCGCGCTGATCGTCAATGACGGCTTCGATGGCGACAGCGCCGCACGCCAGCTCGAGGCCGGCGCGGCGGAGGCGGTGTCGTTCGCCCGCCATTACATCGCCAACCCTGATCTGGTGGAGCGCCTTCGTGAGGGGCAGGCACTGGCCCGCTTTGACCGCCACACCCTTTATTCACCCGGACCCGCTGGCTACAGCGACTACCCGAACCGGGCCCTGGAATCTGTCCTGGAGTAA